CCTCAACCCCGGTTCGCCATGCCTCTCACTTCATGTGCCGTTTCTGAGGATATGTATCTAGTCTATTTGCCCGCTTGTCAATTCGATACGGCTCGCCGGTCACGATGCTATTGCCTTGGTCTGACTTGTTTTGCGGACCGATGAGAGCTGGCAAATATCTGGATAGGATAGGGGTTTCAGCACTGGTCCTCATCAAGTCTAACTTTGATGGACAGTTATTAGAAGTTCATTCATTCACTTTCAGCCTTTGGATTGGTTATGGATACTAGCCTCACCCCCCTTCAGCATCCAAGCATGTGGCCAACCAGGGCCACCCTAGCTGTTTTCTATTCTCTCGATCCCATCCATGTCCCTTGGCTCGTCTCGCCAGGTTGGGTCCATTGCTTCAAGTTACGGGCCAGGCGCCATGCCTTTGTGTCACTTTTCCCCGTATCCCCCTTCATAAAATATATTAGCACCAAATAAAACATCGCCAGGTGCCCAACCAACCCCTCATCGTCAGCTGGTTGAttcttttctgttgttaTCCTTTCTTCCTTCCGTCGTCGTGGGTTCTTGTTAgtttctcatcaacatcaacatcatcatatCTCTTCGACTGGCCTGCCTGTGATAGCTCACTCTCACTACTGCACTGTTGCTACCGCCGACACCAACGCCTCTCTCCGCCTCGTCACATTTACAGTCGGCTGTGGGAATCTCTTCATTCGCTGATCCATCGCCTGTGGCCCACGGTCTTGCAGCTTACACTGTTGGCTAGCCGCTTGAGCTGCGCTGTACTGTCAAGTACTTACAGGCCTCCTTGTCCAGCTCCCAAAAGCAGGAAGgaatctttctttctttctcgatTGACAATTTGGCATTTACCCGAGGGTATTGATTGATCTAGCGACCATCGCCCTACAAACATACAACCATCAATTGACGGAATAAGGAATTCTGTCACCTACCAACTGATCTGGAAGCCAACTAAAACCGAACTGGGTTGAGCGAAACCACGCGAAACGCGGCCCTGCCGAGCTGGAGCCAACAGCCCAAACCTACGCCCCGTACCGAATTTGATACAGTCGATCGTCCGAGCCACATTGACGCCCCCTGGCTTTTCTCAGAGTCGGTTATtggcaacaagaagagagactAATCATTCCgtatcttttctttttctttttcttttccttttctttcgaTCCATTATTCTGTGGAATACctctgtttctctttgtcacCAAAAAATACAAGAGAAGACAATCAACCTATTCCTACTCCTGTTCTGTCTGTCCGTCTGTCTGTCACATCTCGTACAGAGCTGAACCACCCGCTTTGAGCTTGGACCCAAGTCAGAGCGCAACGCAAAAAGAAGAGCCGCCGTCGTCGAACCATCCACCAAACCGACTAACCAACCAGACACTCTACCTTGGGTTTGTCGCCCGAGCTGAGCTATTGTACCTATCTATTCTCTCTTCTAGCCCGACCCGGCCTCTCTTCGTGGTTCCGGACGCCCTGCTCAcgcttcttttttcttcccttttctcccacgtcaagaccaagaccaggacTCAATCAAGCCGTGcagtacctacctatttCCACGATCGCTTCCATTCCTGTCTCATTCCACGGTCCTCGCCGACCGATTCATTCATCTGGCTCCCCAAAGACAGGAACCGGAACCCTAAGGCTCGCGAGACCCAGAAAAACCCAGTTACTCGGCTCGCTCTGgctttgcctttttggcCTCTCCTTGCAGCTCTTTCATCTCCTTACAACACGAACCACCTGCCGCCAATTCCCACAACCCTGCACTCGCTCTTTTCATTATGAGTGCTGCAATTGCCATGGCTCCCTCTCCCGCTCCCCACGAAAGATTCTCCAATCCTGAACTGCCCGCTCCCTCCACGTCGGCCGCCGCCGCTAGAACTTCCCCATCAGCACAACGTTCCTCTCTCAATCTTTCAAATTCGCATGCGACAGCTCAGtccaccagcagcagccccAAAGCTGCTGGTCAAGGTAAcaagtcatcaccatctAGCGCGTAAGTTACTgatatttcttttctctcgaCAAGAAAAAATCTCAATTCATTGGTCCCTTGCTAATTTCCCTTGCAGCTCCCGATCCGCTGGCGCACCCCCTAGAATTATCGTAAAGAAGGAGCCTGCTTCTCCCAGCATGACCAACACGCGACCTCGACCGCGCAAACTCGATCTATCCAAGAACACACCCAAATCCAACCAGCCAACATCGGCACGGCCCATGACTGCCCGCGACGGCCTGGCTATTCAAGAAGTTGGTATTGCTTGCCTCTCTCCTGGCTTCGTCACCCAAGATCCTGTCATGAAGgagcagctgcagcgaaGTATGTCAGTGAGAGAACAACAGCGACACATTATCGAGGCCAGACTTCACCAGCAATCTGCTAAAGGAGACGGACCCGACAAGGACGCATTCGCCGCCAAGACTCCTGGCATGTCTCGACGAAACAAGGCCCCTCCCGGCCTCTCTATCGTTGCTCCCTCTCATGAACAGTTTGCCAATGAGAGAGTTATTCAGTCTGCGCCCCTTGGCCACAGCTTTACCGGCCGACAACACCCTGCTCCTATGACCCGACATATCACCAACCAGCCATCCAACCTGTCGAATACTTCTCATATCCACCACATTCCTGCTAACCAGACGGCCAACCGATTGCCACCCATCAGTGATGTCTTTGGCCAGGGGCTTTCGGCACACCCCGACAatgctcctccttctcagtcTCTTTACCCCAGTGGCCCCAGCTCTCGCGGGCCTTTGACATCTCCCAGTCACCCACCGCCTCCTCCCCAGGCTCCAACGCCTGGCCGTGGCCGTGAGTACCGATCTGCTgaggaagctcaacaagaccTCGCTGGCGGGCGAACAGAGCTTCTCCCCAAGCTTGTCCACTATGGCGGACACCAGCCACCAACCCCCCCTTCTCCAGCTCCCGGCAGCCGACCCATTGATGCGTCGCGAAGCACAAGCAGGCGAAGGACCCGTGCCGAATATGAAGACGGCAGCCCACCACTGGGACATGGACCTGCCCCTACACGCGCCCGCGGACCCTTTGGTGCCGGACGAGACAGCCCTGATACCCAGCGAGCTAAGAAGGAAGAGTTCATCCGTCTATGTGAACGGGCATGGGACCTATTCCACTCATAGGCGACCGCAAACGATAATCCACAATAATCTTCTCAATACCGACCAGGCCATCGCCTCTGGTCTCTTTTAGCCTAATAACTAAGGCGTTATTCTTGTTTATTACTTCAGCACTATTATCTTGTGGCTTGCATTCGAATCGGCTCGAAAAGGTTGGATGGTATCGCGGTTCACGAATGGGGGTCCACAGGGTGGACATAATGTTTTTGGTCATGACGCTATGACATTGTGCGTCGATATTCTCGTTGTTCTACTTGATTGTTTGAACAAATTTATTGCTCGGTTCGCAATGTGTGATTGTCGTTTGACTTCGCCGTTGTGATCGCGGGTTGGGTCTATACAATTTCTAGGCGGTCGTAACCCATGGATGGGGATAAAACAGGTCGATTGGTGATCTTCGATCTGAGTATTGGGAGGGGTTAGTTCGTTGCTCGACTCCGTTATATGAGCAGGACGGACAGGGTTAACCATGTTGTCTTTTGCACGTTTATGTCGATTCCAACCAGATATTGGTTTGGATTTATCTGGTTTTATGGTGGGCGATTGCCTTGATGGGCTTCGTGCGGTGTATGGTTTCTGGTTTTGGGCGTTAATCAATGGGATAACGTATCTTGAAAAGGATATTTCGGGTTATATGCTCTTCAGTTTCTTTTGTGATTTGATTGTTTGTTGCATAAAGCACACGGCCCATGAGCCATCCACAACACATTTCATAGGCGTAATATATCTATCTATATGTTCAATACTGATAAGTCGCTTGTCTTATTATAAACTGAAACCCCGTTATGCTTGAAAGATGCTCCCTCGGCAGAAGCACTTGTTGTAGTCGTTTTATCGCGCCTGTATCCAACTCATCGCTTTGCCTAGATATTACTTCAAGAAGGTCGAGTCTGGGATATGCCATCAATCTGTAGGCTCACAAGAGTACATTGAAGGCTTAACTTTCGTCTTATAATGTTATAAAATATTCCTGTCATCTTGTCAagtatcttgtcttgtcgagaGCTGGTTTGCCGGCAGAGAAAGACGGCACAGCGACCTCGATCTTTTCGAATTCACTCTTGGAACCCGTCGCCAGTGAATCGAGCTCAGTGGTCGCCGAGTGTTTGAGATGACTAATATGTTGTAACTGAGGAAGGGAAGTCCGATGTTCAATCTTGACGAGACCTCGCCTATACAATGGGAGAAGCTCTTGTCATATTGGGGGAAACACGTTGGTTGGTTAAAAGAATGTGCATAGAAGCTTTGCGTTGCTATGAACAACGCCTTGTCTATTCTGCTTCCTATGTCTTTATATCTCTGGATGTCAACGACAGACAATGCCATTTCACCTCTCTTTTGTTCCTCGTTCATTGACTGAGAAGCCGTCGGTTTCATaacttcttgaacttgacttcCCCTATCTGCCTGTCCGAGTTCAGGCCTTCCACAACGAAGACCGCGCATATCCAAAGCATTCGTCCATTTCCCGTGATTCATAACCTTCcgtgttcttgttgttcgACCCTGTCCTGTGCTTCCTAGTCTTGGAAATGCAACCCTCTTTGACAAAATTGTTCTTGAATAGTTGACGGACCGAGTCTCGTTATACCACCAACCCAACTCCTGAGCATAAGCAAACCTTGCCGTGCTTCTCCTGAGTACAGGAAACCCTTGCCCTTCCAGGGCATGATATGCTTTAAAACGATAAAAGGAAATGTTTCTGTTTACAATACGCCCAACACCATTGCTCGGTATCAaatgacaaaggaaataaCCCAAACGATAGGTCGTGGAATCATCAGTGTCCTGGCTCACAGTGccgccatcaacgccaacctGTCCTTTCGCCCCACTCGAATTTGGTTATCCTATCTAAATGGCCTCGAGTCAACTGCTCATCGAGTCGAAAACCTTCAGGCCAAAAAGGCAACCAAAGTCTTTTCCTGTCATCACAGACCCTCTTCACCAGCCTTGCATAGCTTGATCTCGCGTACCCATTCTGACTTAAGGACTTGAGCAGCTGTCAAACGGCGAGTAGGATGAGGATCGAGAACCGAGTAAATTACGTTGCGACAGCGAGCCTGGAAACATGTTAGTTTGTGACGCATAAATCAACAACACTGCGGGAGTAAACATACCCGATGAAGAGACTCGATAGGGCCGTAACCTTCCTCGTCTCGACGGCCCTCGAGGTATCGGGCATAAAactcgtcttcatccttcttggccagtcGCCAAAGGTGACGACCAGTTCGCATTGCCATGAAAATAACACCGCATGCCCATACGTCTACAGCTCTGGCGTCGAATTCCTTATCAGTGTATTCCTCAGGGGCAATATAGGGAGCGGAACCGCATAGGCCAGATACCATATGCGCATCCGTTTCCCAAGCCATTCGGAAACACTCTCCGTTGCCGAAATCTGTAATCTTAAGGGCGCCGCGGGTGGTAAGAAGCAGGTTCTCGGGTTTCAGATCACGATGTGCTACACCCATTTCATGTAGATACTCAACACCACGCATCATCTGCTTGAAGAAACAATCGGCTTCTTGAACCTCGAGCTTCCCACTCGAGAGGACGAGGGTGTAGAGATCTCCACCAGCACAGAACTCCATTACTTCACAATAATCGCCCTTGGCGTCCTTGAGCAAGTCAAGCGTATGAATGACGTTGGGGTGTCGAAGGGACGACGATATGCAAAATTCGGCTGTAAGGCGCTTGCTGtacttcttttctgtctcttcGGGTCTGCGTCGGaactccttgacagcaaacAACTTTTCATTGCTGCCTCCAATTTTCTTGTGAGAGATGCGAACAATGCCGAACGCGCCACGTCCGACTACTTCTTGACATTTGCCGTATTTTTCGACAAGAGTCGTTGTTGCACTGGGTCCAGTTTTCTTCTCGCCGGTTTCGTCCTTCTCCTGTTGCAGAGTGTCCACCCAGTTCGAGACGAGTGAAAGGTCGTGTTCGGGGGTT
This is a stretch of genomic DNA from Fusarium graminearum PH-1 chromosome 4, whole genome shotgun sequence. It encodes these proteins:
- a CDS encoding serine/threonine-protein kinase hal4, which codes for MPTASGSSKPPSATSSKPSSVKSQDGVKNSPGPTPQNGATTTNGNPPSDNHLKPTTSVKNRLTRMFSSKDTSRVPTPAPSTLDLPNRPRANSTNGTSTPAGKSPSTEKGSDKAVQKPVEKATTPGKSTPKSTKEPSQRFVLDPELQGGHEHHLRSSRRQEKLSDMWRALIGKKHEETPEHDLSLVSNWVDTLQQEKDETGEKKTGPSATTTLVEKYGKCQEVVGRGAFGIVRISHKKIGGSNEKLFAVKEFRRRPEETEKKYSKRLTAEFCISSSLRHPNVIHTLDLLKDAKGDYCEVMEFCAGGDLYTLVLSSGKLEVQEADCFFKQMMRGVEYLHEMGVAHRDLKPENLLLTTRGALKITDFGNGECFRMAWETDAHMVSGLCGSAPYIAPEEYTDKEFDARAVDVWACGVIFMAMRTGRHLWRLAKKDEDEFYARYLEGRRDEEGYGPIESLHRARCRNVIYSVLDPHPTRRLTAAQVLKSEWVREIKLCKAGEEAYHALEGQGFPVLRRSTARFAYAQELGWWYNETRRGLVKIEHRTSLPQLQHISHLKHSATTELDSLATGSKSEFEKIEVAVPSFSAGKPALDKTRYLTR